TTCAATTTCAgatcttcttctacttcttctccGGCAGATCTTCTTCTCCGATTACATCCCCTGCTTATATGTTCGTTCACATCAGCAAAAGCAGAAATCAATCAACTTCTCTGATTTCTCAAACAGGTAAGCAAATCTTTCTTCAAATATACGACATGCAAAATATTACACAAAGAATCTGCAAATTACTTCCTGATAAAATTCTTGACTCAAACTACTTGTTTCAAAACTTTTTTAATTACACACGTGAAACCAGTTACATAACAAAAAAGTTCAACATTagataattcaaatattacaaaataatataaaaataacaacaaaataaatacagAAACCAGTTACAaacgaaaaataataataataacattctgCATAATAAATTATCATGAAAAATGTAAAAATACAAACTGATTTACGTTTATGAAACCAGTTACACAATATAATTTTAACTTTgcatatttgaaaataaaaataaaaaataaaaataaaaagacaacaCATTCactaaagtaaccagttacacacaCAAAAACAGAATTTAATGCAACATAAATAATTATGGAACCTGGAAAATAGTTCTCAATTCAGTAAAAGAAACCAGTTACTaaaataatttcaacattaataatattcaTTCACTAACACAACCAGATACATTTTAAACATCACTAAAAATTATGTTGTGTTATATTGCAGATATGGAGACCATAATGACATTGATTCGTTTTGGAGGAAAATGGACAGATAGATATCAGTATGATGAGTACACCATGACTGGACTGATAATACCAACAAATTGTTCTCTAAACAATTTGGTTCATTTAGTGAAAACTGAAATAAAAtgcaatattcaaaatattgagcTGAGTTACCAGTTATCACCAGGTATGCCACCAATGAAATTACTCACTGACAATTCAGTCCTATTCTACATTGAgctgaaaaagaagcaaaatgaAGTAACTGAGCTACCACTATGCATCACCACTGTTGATCAAACAATAGCTGAAACTGTTCAACACACTACATATGaagaagaaacacaaaaacagaaCACAGATTTAGAAAAGCTAGTTCTTCAACTAAACAACAAGCAATCAGCTACAGAATTACAATATCACGAAGCAACCTACACGagaaataaccaggtacaaacGTTCCCAAATACTATAGACATAGCTGATGATGTAGCAGAATTTATCATAGAGAGAacagaagaaaacaaaagaaaaagaaaagaagaaacaaaaattaTAAATGATCATAAAATTTTCAAACTTGAAGAAGGCCAGATTTATAAGGACAAAAAGCTCTTAAAATCTGCTCTATGTTATTATGCTATGATCCACAACTTCcaattcaagacaaaaagatctGAACCAAGAGAGTACCTGGTAACCTGTGTGGATgacaattgtaactggttacttagagcTTCAAAGTTCAGGAAAACAGAAACATTTAAAATCAGAAAGTATGTAAAAACTCACACCTGCTCCTTGGATATCATTATGGAAGACCACAGGTAGGCTAATTGCAATGTCATTGGGGaactaataaaatcaaaatacatGTCAATAAAGAGAGTACACACACCACATGACATAATCAACGACATGCTAGATGATTTTGGTGTTTCAATGGGGTACCAAAAGGCCTGGAGAGCAAGAGAAAAAGCTTTAGAATTGGTAAGGGGAAACCAAGATGATTCATACCAAAAACTTCCCATCTACCTTCACATGCTAAAAGTCtcgaacccaggtacaattacacACCTGGTTACAGACAATACAGATCACTTCAAATATATGTACCTAGCATTTGCAAATTCCATCAAAGGATGGAAACACTGTAGGCCAGTCATTGTGATAGATGGAACTTACTTGAAGACATCATTTGGGGGaactttattcactgcttcaacaaTGGATGCTAACAACAACATATTCCCATTAGCCTTTGGAATAGGAGACTCTGAAAATGATTCATCATGGTTATGATTTTTCACAAAGCTGAAGAAGACATATGGAGAAAGAGAAGGTActgttttcttctttattttcttattGAAACAAACTAAACTCATAAAATTATCAGTTTAATAATAATCCAGCAATAAAATAGAGAAAAcagtgaaaaaaaataaataaataacagtCATATAAATTAATGAAACCAGTTACTCAGTTAAGACATAATAACCAGTTACTCCATTGTGATTTTGCAAACAGGTATGACAATCATTTcagacaggcataaaagcatagAAAATGCTATAGACGATGTATACCcaaaagttttccatggagcatGCATATTCCACCTGTTAAACAACATCAAAGTCAATTTTGGTGTCCATGGGGAGGACCTAAACCTAAACTTTGTCAAAGCAGCAAAGGCATACATGGTACAATCATTTGAGCACTACATGCATGAAATAGACAAGATTGACACACGCATAAGACCGTATTTACAAAAAATTGGATATTCAACTTGGTCTAGATGCCATGCTCCAACAAGAAGATATACAATGATGACATCAAATATAGCTGAATCAATAAATGCTGCATTGAAAGCTGCAAGAACGCTGCCAATCACTACAATGATGGAGGGCCTTCGAAGTTTAGTTCAAAAATGGGTATGGAAAAATGGTAACGAAGCAAACGGAACATTCACACAAGTAACAACAGATACTGAAACTGTGCTTAGAGAAAACTTTATTCGTGCCATTAAATTTCAGGTACCTGACATATATTGAGCACtgaatattatttatcaaaactTTTAGTAACCAGTTACTCAAAAATATCACAGTATCCAGTTTCTAACATGTGTTTCTCTACTAAAATAAACAGGTCTTCCCAGTAAACACTATACTGTACCAAGTTGTGGTTGAACAGAAAGGAAATTTTTTGGTCAACCTAATGGAGAAAACATGTGAATGCAAAAGATTCCAACAAGACGAAATACCGTGTGCACATGCAATAGCAGTATTCGCCAAAACACGGCTGAAAACATATGATTATGTTGCTGATTACTACAAAACTACAACTATGAAAGCAACATATGACTCAATTGTTCATCCATTGCCAAATGAAAGCGAATGGACACTGCCAGAGACTTTAAACATAATTGTCCTACCACCAAAATCAAGAAAACCACCAGGCCGCCCTAGAAGAAAAAGAATCAGATCTAGAGGAGAACCAAAGGTGCAAATAAAATGTGGAAGATGCGCGCAGCAAGGGCATAATAGAAAAACATGCAGGAATGAACCAATCCCAAAGCTGCGGAACACAACATAGTCAAAGAAAATAGACAAATAATTTTCTAAAGAATAGATATACTACAATTTCAATATTTTCATTTGATGTAATAAAATTGTATCCTAATGTTTTCTACCTCAATAAAAGTACAAACTTTTTAAACATTTTACATTTTATAAACTTGATACTCAACTTCATGGTTCCAAACACAAAGATATTCCAAATCTGGAgactcaagtacctggttacaactcatattatagaaagaaaaaaaacagataCTATAACTAAATTTAACAAACAACTACATATACATGAAACCAACGATTTAAAAACCTTATTATATAACCACAAATCTttcacaaaaaacaaaaaaacataaatattataaactTGATAATCAACTTCTAGGTTCCAACACAAGATATGCAAAAACTTAAAattcaagtacctggttacaacacataaaaatatatataaaaaaaaaagcagtTACTATAAGATAATTTAACAAAcaactatatattaataaaaccaaCTACTTAAAAAACCTAGTTATATAATTACAAATCgttcacacaaaaaaaaaaaaacacaacaaacataaataaatcaaaaaataattaaaaaaattgaaataaaaactaaataaacagTAACCAGTTACCTGAACCATATAGCTTTTATAATCTAACACAGAAGTAACCGGTTACACCATCTTCATACAATAATAATCGAATCCTATATGGAAAAAAAACATGTACATAACAATATCTtcacactttaaaaaaaaaaaaatcaccaactctattgaaaaaagaaacatacacattaaaataaaatacattaaaaaaaactttatattaagcCAAAAGTTGAAACCAATTCTTTAcattgaccaaaaaaaaaaaaaaaaaacaatccatAAGTCTAGTACTAAAACAGTATCCAGTTACAAACCACAACTTCACtattaaacaaagaaaaaaaaaagacatggtCGTTAATAcagctaaaaaaaaaaactccaacatCTCTACTTATAATTCCTCCTCCTCTTTGATTTCTTTGATGGAGCATCATCTTCTGTCTTGTACCCACCAATCTGCTTGCATGACTATACAAGTTAATGGCAAGATAATCACGATAGGTAGCAATTTTGGCAGCCATGTTCTTCGGGATGTCATCAATCTTCCCATGGATAAACAAATCAACATACTTGATAACAAATACTCCACAATCACtgcaaaaaaaaaacacaaaaaacagcatatgaaattatttaaaaacaaacaaaatagaaaaataaacaacaatatACAAAAAACCAGTTACTTACTTATCCTCTTGAAATGACAAGTCTTTGGCAAAGTTAAAATCAATTGGATCCTTCTTCCCAACAGAATATGGACCAACATTCAAGTCCAAATCTTTCCTAGAAcaataaaaatcaagaaaatctAGAAAATATGGTAAAACAACAGAATAAGCCTTCACATATGGCAAAGCATTACTCTCATTCTTCTTCCCCGTCAAAGAATTGTAGACAGTTAACATCCTACTCTTAATGGAAAAGTGAATAAAAACCCAATGCAACTGAACCTTCACATGCACAGGAAAAAGAACATGATCCACATCCACCCAAGGAGTGTTACAA
This genomic interval from Humulus lupulus chromosome 8, drHumLupu1.1, whole genome shotgun sequence contains the following:
- the LOC133795313 gene encoding uncharacterized protein LOC133795313 — its product is MTIISDRHKSIENAIDDVYPKVFHGACIFHLLNNIKVNFGVHGEDLNLNFVKAAKAYMVQSFEHYMHEIDKIDTRIRPYLQKIGYSTWSRCHAPTRRYTMMTSNIAESINAALKAARTLPITTMMEGLRSLVQKWVWKNGNEANGTFTQVTTDTETVLRENFIRAIKFQVFPVNTILYQVVVEQKGNFLVNLMEKTCECKRFQQDEIPCAHAIAVFAKTRLKTYDYVADYYKTTTMKATYDSIVHPLPNESEWTLPETLNIIVLPPKSRKPPGRPRRKRIRSRGEPKVQIKCGRCAQQGHNRKTCRNEPIPKLRNTT